One region of Culex pipiens pallens isolate TS chromosome 2, TS_CPP_V2, whole genome shotgun sequence genomic DNA includes:
- the LOC120415238 gene encoding LOW QUALITY PROTEIN: cartilage oligomeric matrix protein-like (The sequence of the model RefSeq protein was modified relative to this genomic sequence to represent the inferred CDS: substituted 1 base at 1 genomic stop codon), producing MLSGWFLVLLLIFSVGFNSGSDLRRTCSDKPCFEGVECHLSQNDPYYQCGQCPLGYEGDGVYCSRNPCQQNPCFEGVGCQNKAVEPYFVCGSCPVGMTGNGILCGKDLDSDGYPDEQLNCSEPHCGKDNCLWQSNSGQEDANGNGVGDACEDDVDSDGVVNRVDNCPYVSNADQLDQDMDNIGDACDNCSLISNTEQKNLDKDAVGDACDPDIDGDGFLNQLDNCKLQYNPNQDDRDXDGVGDACDNCPLISNQDQIDTDFDNIGDLCDTNEDRDEDGLPDDLDNCPKVANANQCDSDGDGIGDACDDDKDNDGVPNETDNCPLVANVDQIDLNRDGRGDICENDLDGDSVPDWVDNCPSNRAIIKSDFRNFTTVALDPKEEAQNDPHWEILNDGAEIFQKFNSDPGLAIGQHKLEGVDFEGTIFISSDPNDFVPDDDFVGFVFGYTNDRKFYVVSWKAKYQSYWRGNPKPVAKAGITLKLVNSTTGSGPILRNALWNDESVQGETQKLWQCKTLGWKFNTAYRWKLVHRPSIGLIRFELYKGNTKVADSRNVFDHNNKGGQLGVYCFSQAMIKWSNLVYRCNETIPSNL from the exons ATGTTGTCCGGCTGGTTCCTCGTCCTCCTTTTAATATTCAGCGTAGGTTTCAATTCCGGTTCAGATCTACGTCGCACGTGCAGTGACAAACCGTGCTTCGAGGGAGTTGAATGTCATTTGTCGCAAAATGATCCGTACTATCAGTGTGGGCAGTGTCCTTTAGGATACGAAGGTGATGGAGTTTATTGTAGCAGGAATCCCTGCCAGCAGAATCCTTGTTTCGAAGGAGTTGGATGTCAGAATAAGGCAGTGGAACCGTACTTTGTCTGCGGATCGTGTCCGGTAGGGATGACAGGTAATGGTATTTTATGCGGGAAGGACTTGGATTCCGACGGATATCCGGATGAGCAACTAAACTGCAGCGAACCTCATTGCGGTAAGGATAACTGCCTGTGGCAGTCGAATTCCGGTCAAGAGGACGCCAATGGTAATGGAGTAGGGGATGCTTGCGAGGACGACGTGGATTCCGATGGAGTTGTTAACAGAGTTGACAACTGTCCGTATGTATCGAATGCAGATCAACTTGATCAGGACATGGACAACATTGGGGATGCTTGTGACAATTGCTCTTTGATAAGCAATACAGAACAGAAGAATCTAGACAAGGATGCTGTTGGAGATGCGTGTGACCCGGATATTGACGGGGATGGATTCTTGAACCAGTTGGATAACTGCAAACTTCAGTACAATCCAAATCAAGACGACCGCGATTAGGATGGAGTTGGAGACGCTTGTGACAACTGCCCATTGATCTCAAATCAGGATCAAATCGATACGGATTTTGACAACATAGGCGACTTGTGTGATACCAACGAGGATCGCGATGAAGATGGACTCCCAGACGATCTCGACAACTGTCCAAAGGTTGCCAATGCCAACCAGTGTGACAGCGATGGGGATGGAATTGGTGACGCTTGCGATGATGACAAAGACAATGATGGAGTTCCGAACGAAACGGACAATTGTCCTCTGGTTGCGAACGTCGATCAAATCGATCTCAACA GAGACGGCAGAGGCGATATTTGTGAGAATGATTTGGACGGGGACAGTGTCCCCGATTGGGTTGATAACTGTCCTTCGAATCGTGCCATTATAAAGTCCGATTTTCGTAATTTTACCACGGTGGCGCTTGATCCAAAGGAAGAGGCACAAAATGATCCACACTGGGAGATACTCAATGATGGAGCCGAAATATTCCAGAAGTTCAACAGTGATCCGGGATTGGCTATTGGGCAACACAAGCTGGAAGGGGTAGATTTTGAGGGCACGATCTTCATATCTTCGGATCCAAATGACTTTGTACCGGATGACGATTTTGTTGGATTTGTGTTCGGGTATACAAATGATCGCAAGTTTTATGTCGTTTCTTGGAAAGCTAAGTATCAATCGTATTGGAGGGGCAATCCTAAACCTGTGGCAAAGGCTGGTATTACATTGAAATTAGTGAATAGTACCACAGGCTCCGGGCCGATACTACGTAACGCCTTATGGAATGACGAAAGTGTACAAGGAGAAACTCAAAAATTGTGGCAATGTAAAACATTAGGCTGGAAATTCAACACTGCATATCGCTGGAAACTGGTGCATCGTCCCTCTATAGGATTGATTCGTTTTGAGCTGTATAAAGGAAATACAAAGGTGGCCGATTCTCGTAATGTCTTCGATCATAACAATAAGGGCGGTCAACTTGGTGTCTACTGCTTCTCACAAGCCATGATAAAGTGGTCAAATCTTGTTTATCGCTGCAACG AAACCATTCCATCAAACCTATAA
- the LOC120415232 gene encoding spaetzle-processing enzyme-like isoform X2 has protein sequence MKAFRLGLVLAVLCAVAHANDDETILCPEGECVKLHLCLDGEINDDGTNLIDIRFNPDDPCEHYLLKCCKVPKDENEGHGDGGSSTDLVIPPPSGTGNVINGGGPTSGNLVNGDGQHPQEPKLPGGDDSHGSGSNAGSQGPNGGGSNGGDSHGPGGSGSHGTGGNGHGHGGGGYGGGDKGHGSGTNQGGKDPQGTGTGGQGPDGGSNQGTGGSKVPSGTGTGQGSNVGGQGGTGSQGGQGGNTAPGAGPNVGGTGPNQGSDGSKVPSGTNPGQGVGGQGTGSSANADAGTSQGGSQGTGANQGVGGLGGPGSPDVVVLEPVLMTMATKALAQLVEIRDMVLTVREVTLERALDRTREVLALKVRVLEQIRVKEVREVTAIKVPATKEVPALMDKVPDLSQVLVDLTVVVLRFLEDTTPSPAPEKSGCGHRNADGVGFRITGNSDGESEYGEFPWMVAILKEEKALDQVINVYQCGGSLIHPQVVLTAAHCVQNKKAPEIKIRLGEWDTQTTNEIYDHQDRNVVEIVYHKQFNKGSLYNDVALLFLDKPAELIDTINTVCLPPQNYNFDLNRCFASGWGKDVFGKDGKYQVILKKIELPVMPFNECQSALRTTRLGKRFNLNKSFMCAGGEAGKDTCKGDGGSPLVCPIPGTVNRFYQAGIVAWGIGCGETGIPGVYASVAQFRDWIDEHLTQRSISHDYYIYV, from the exons ATGAAGGCGTTCCGGCTGGGTCTGGTCCTGGCCGTTTTGTGTGCCGTGGCACATGCCAACGACGATGAAACGATT CTCTGTCCAGAAGGAGAATGCGTTAAGCTGCATCTTTGCTTAGATGGTGAAATAAACGACGATGGGACCAACTTGATCGATATTCG GTTCAACCCGGACGATCCGTGCGAGCATTACCTTTTGAAGTGCTGCAAGGTTCCAAAGGACGAAAACGAAGGCCATGGCGATGGCGGTAGCAGTACCGACTTAGTTATTCCACCACCCTCGGGCACAGGCAACGTGATCAACGGTGGAGGTCCTACCTCTGGAAACCTGGTGAATGGTGATGGACAGCATCCGCAGGAGCCGAAGCTTCCCGGAGGTGACGACTCCCACGGCAGTGGAAGTAACGCCGGATCGCAAGGACCGAACGGTGGAGGTAGCAACGGAGGAGACTCCCATGGACCGGGAGGTTCGGGAAGTCACGGAACCGGAGGTAATGGACATGGACATGGTGGTGGTGGATACGGTGGCGGAGACAAGGGACACGGCAGTGGAACTAACCAGGGTGGCAAAGATCCTCAAGGTACGGGCACTGGAGGTCAGGGACCTGATGGTGGTTCGAACCAAGGGACTGGTGGAAGCAAGGTTCCTTCGGGTACCGGAACTGGTCAGGGATCGAACGTAGGAGGTCAAGGAGGCACTGGATCTCAGGGTGGACAGGGTGGCAACACCGCTCCCGGAGCTGGACCGAATGTTGGAGGAACTGGACCGAACCAAGGATCGGATGGAAGCAAGGTTCCTTCTGGAACTAACCCAGGACAAGGTGTTGGCGGGCAGGGTACCGGATCGAGCGCGAATGCAGATGCGGGAACTAGCCAGGGAGGATCACAAGGCACCGGAGCTAACCAAGGAGTTGGAGGTCTGGGAGGCCCTGGATCTCCGGAT GTAGTGGTGCTGGAACCGGTGCTAATGACGATGGCAACAAAGGCCCTGGCTCAGCTGGTGGAAATCAGGGACATGGTACTGACGGTCAGGGAAGTAACACTGGAACGGGCGCTGGACAGAACCAGGGAGGTTCTGGCTCTCAAGGTCCGAGTTCTGGAGCAAATCAGGGTCAAGGAGGTCAGGGAGGTTACGGCAATCAAGGTACCGGCAACCAAGGAGGTTCCGGCTCTTATGGACAAGGTACCGGATCTCAGCCAGGTACTGGTGGATCTTACGGTGGTGGTGCTAAGGTTCCTGGAG GACACTACTCCCAGTCCTGCACCGGAAAAGTCCGGCTGTGGTCACCGTAACGCCGACGGTGTTGGATTCCGCATCACGGGTAACAGTGACGGGGAGTCCGAGTACGGTGAGTTCCCCTGGATGGTGGCAATTCTGAAGGAGGAGAAGGCGCTGGACCAGGTCATCAACGTGTATCAGTGCGGCGGTTCGCTGATCCATCCCCAGGTTGTGCTGACCGCGGCGCATTGCGTCCAAAACAAGAAAGCCCCGGAGATTAAGATTCGACTTGGAGAGTGGGACACGCAAACCACCAACGAAATCTACGACCATCAGGATCGCAACGTCGTCGAAATCGTCTACCACAAGCAGTTCAACAAGGGCAGCCTGTACAACGACGTGGCCCTGCTCTTCCTGGACAAACCGGCCGAACTGATCGACACTATCAACACGGTCTGCCTTCCGCCCCAGAACTACAACTTCGACCTTAACCGTTGCTTCGCGTCCGGCTGGGGTAAGGACGTGTTTGGCAAGGACGGCAAGTACCAGGTCATCCTGAAGAAGATCGAACTGCCCGTCATGCCGTTCAACGAATGCCAATCGGCACTGCGGACTACCCGGCTGGGCAAGCGATTCAACCTGAACAAGAGCTTCATGTGTGCCGGCGGTGAGGCTGGTAAGGATACCTGCAAGGGTGATGGTGGATCGCCACTGGTTTGTCCCATCCCCGGAACGGTGAACCGCTTCTACCAGGCTGGAATCGTCGCGTGGGGTATTGGCTGTGGTGAAACGGGCATTCCCGGAGTGTACGCCAGTGTGGCGCAGTTCCGCGATTGGATCGATGAACATTTGACTCAGCGAAGCATTTCGCATGATTACTACATCTATGTGTAA
- the LOC120415232 gene encoding phenoloxidase-activating factor 2-like isoform X1 — MKAFRLGLVLAVLCAVAHANDDETILCPEGECVKLHLCLDGEINDDGTNLIDIRFNPDDPCEHYLLKCCKVPKDENEGHGDGGSSTDLVIPPPSGTGNVINGGGPTSGNLVNGDGQHPQEPKLPGGDDSHGSGSNAGSQGPNGGGSNGGDSHGPGGSGSHGTGGKDTTPSPAPEKSGCGHRNADGVGFRITGNSDGESEYGEFPWMVAILKEEKALDQVINVYQCGGSLIHPQVVLTAAHCVQNKKAPEIKIRLGEWDTQTTNEIYDHQDRNVVEIVYHKQFNKGSLYNDVALLFLDKPAELIDTINTVCLPPQNYNFDLNRCFASGWGKDVFGKDGKYQVILKKIELPVMPFNECQSALRTTRLGKRFNLNKSFMCAGGEAGKDTCKGDGGSPLVCPIPGTVNRFYQAGIVAWGIGCGETGIPGVYASVAQFRDWIDEHLTQRSISHDYYIYV, encoded by the exons ATGAAGGCGTTCCGGCTGGGTCTGGTCCTGGCCGTTTTGTGTGCCGTGGCACATGCCAACGACGATGAAACGATT CTCTGTCCAGAAGGAGAATGCGTTAAGCTGCATCTTTGCTTAGATGGTGAAATAAACGACGATGGGACCAACTTGATCGATATTCG GTTCAACCCGGACGATCCGTGCGAGCATTACCTTTTGAAGTGCTGCAAGGTTCCAAAGGACGAAAACGAAGGCCATGGCGATGGCGGTAGCAGTACCGACTTAGTTATTCCACCACCCTCGGGCACAGGCAACGTGATCAACGGTGGAGGTCCTACCTCTGGAAACCTGGTGAATGGTGATGGACAGCATCCGCAGGAGCCGAAGCTTCCCGGAGGTGACGACTCCCACGGCAGTGGAAGTAACGCCGGATCGCAAGGACCGAACGGTGGAGGTAGCAACGGAGGAGACTCCCATGGACCGGGAGGTTCGGGAAGTCACGGAACCGGAG gTAAGGACACTACTCCCAGTCCTGCACCGGAAAAGTCCGGCTGTGGTCACCGTAACGCCGACGGTGTTGGATTCCGCATCACGGGTAACAGTGACGGGGAGTCCGAGTACGGTGAGTTCCCCTGGATGGTGGCAATTCTGAAGGAGGAGAAGGCGCTGGACCAGGTCATCAACGTGTATCAGTGCGGCGGTTCGCTGATCCATCCCCAGGTTGTGCTGACCGCGGCGCATTGCGTCCAAAACAAGAAAGCCCCGGAGATTAAGATTCGACTTGGAGAGTGGGACACGCAAACCACCAACGAAATCTACGACCATCAGGATCGCAACGTCGTCGAAATCGTCTACCACAAGCAGTTCAACAAGGGCAGCCTGTACAACGACGTGGCCCTGCTCTTCCTGGACAAACCGGCCGAACTGATCGACACTATCAACACGGTCTGCCTTCCGCCCCAGAACTACAACTTCGACCTTAACCGTTGCTTCGCGTCCGGCTGGGGTAAGGACGTGTTTGGCAAGGACGGCAAGTACCAGGTCATCCTGAAGAAGATCGAACTGCCCGTCATGCCGTTCAACGAATGCCAATCGGCACTGCGGACTACCCGGCTGGGCAAGCGATTCAACCTGAACAAGAGCTTCATGTGTGCCGGCGGTGAGGCTGGTAAGGATACCTGCAAGGGTGATGGTGGATCGCCACTGGTTTGTCCCATCCCCGGAACGGTGAACCGCTTCTACCAGGCTGGAATCGTCGCGTGGGGTATTGGCTGTGGTGAAACGGGCATTCCCGGAGTGTACGCCAGTGTGGCGCAGTTCCGCGATTGGATCGATGAACATTTGACTCAGCGAAGCATTTCGCATGATTACTACATCTATGTGTAA
- the LOC120415252 gene encoding matrix-remodeling-associated protein 7-like — protein sequence MNYLENLLIYFSNLSTFYIFSVAISVAVVILTIYIGTVTRFTLGTSGEVTVESKHQKSVSGGGSGEGDEGSDASDDDTFGRIESVGQIKTAKLKSLENTLTDEQRQEEREIERKQLAAIFELLKKQNDEFSLGSNLDEDDLHEQLNLYR from the exons ATGAACTACCTGGAGAATTTGCTGATCTACTTCAGCAATCTGTCCACGTTCTACATTTTCAGTGTGGCCATTTCGGTGGCCGTAGTGATTCTGACCATCTACATCGGAACGGTGACCCGGTTCACGCTCGGCACGTCGGGAGAGGTCACCGTCGAAAGCAAGCATCAg AAATCGGTCAGTGGAGGAGGTTCGGGCGAAGGCGATGAGGGTAGTGATGCAAGTGACGACGACACATTTGGAAGGATTGAATCCGTGGGACAAATCAAGACGGCCAAGCTAAAATCGCTGGAGAATACCCTTACGGACGAGCAAAGGCAGGAGGAGAGAGA aatTGAAAGAAAGCAATTGGCAGCCATATTCGAGCTCCTGAAGAAACAGAACGATGAATTCAGCTTGGGCTCTAATCTGGACGAGGACGACCTCCACGAGCAGCTCAATCTATATCGGTGA
- the LOC120415231 gene encoding matrix-remodeling-associated protein 7-like, whose amino-acid sequence MNYLENLLIYFSNLSTFYIFSVAISVAVVILTIYIGTVTRFTLGTSGEVTVESKHQKSVSGGGSGDGDEGSDASDDDTFGRIESVGQIKTAKLKSLENTLTDEQRQEEREIERKQLAAIFELLKKQNDEFSLGSNLDEDDLHEQLNLYR is encoded by the exons ATGAACTACCTGGAGAATTTGCTGATCTACTTCAGCAATCTGTCCACGTTCTACATTTTCAGTGTGGCCATTTCGGTGGCCGTAGTGATTCTGACCATCTACATCGGAACGGTGACCCGGTTCACGCTCGGCACGTCGGGAGAGGTCACCGTCGAAAGCAAGCATCAg AAATCGGTCAGTGGAGGAGGTTCGGGCGATGGCGATGAGGGTAGTGATGCAAGTGACGACGACACATTTGGAAGGATTGAATCCGTGGGACAAATCAAGACGGCCAAGCTAAAATCGCTGGAGAATACCCTTACGGACGAGCAAAGGCAGGAGGAGAGAGA aatTGAAAGAAAGCAATTGGCAGCCATATTCGAGCTCCTGAAGAAACAGAACGATGAATTCAGCTTGGGCTCTAATCTGGACGAGGACGACCTCCACGAGCAGCTCAATCTATATCGGTGA